CTTAGAAGACTTACTGAATCAGGGCAGGTTAAAACATCATAAGACTTCAGAGAGAGAAATCCAAAATCTAATAGCGCTTGCAAGAAGAGATATAAAGGATGCAAAAATTATTGGGCTTTCTTTAGACAGGAGATTTGCCTGTGCCTATAATGCAGTTCTTCAGCTGGCCACAATTCTACTTTACTCTAAAGGATATAGGCCAAAAGGTGTAGGCCACCATTTTACAGTATTTCAAGCAATGAAAATAATAATGGGGACAGATTATCATGCAATAGCTGACTATTTTGATTCCTGCCGGTCAAAGAGAAATATTACTGATTATGATTATGCAGGAGCAATTTCAGAATTAGAGGCCTAAGAACTAATTGAAGAAGCAGAAGATTTCTTAAATGTAGTTCTTGCTTGGATTAGGAAGAATTAAATAGTTTTTAGTTAGTTGCACTATCTAAGAGTTGTGTTTACAACTACTTAATAAAAATGCTCTTTGAAAAACAAATAAAAGAATAGATCTTTAGTAGATATAACACTACCTCCAAGTTAAAATATTTGATTAGACAATTAAAAAAATATCAAAAGAAGCTAGACACAGTATTAGATTTGTGCCGGCAATACTTGCCGGAAATAGCAGCTAGGTTTTATGATCCTCAACTTCAGAGAGCAATTTTTGAGCTCTCTCCTTCCTTGAAAGACATAGATCTAGAAATACTGGCTAATTCAGATCTTGAGTCTTTAAGCCAGGCTGCTTCTGAAGCAATAGACAGGAAATACAAACTAATTTCAGCGGAAGGTTCTTTTGAGCCGGTAATAGATTATCAGGCCTACCTGCCTTATAGCCCCTTTTTAACCGAAGAGATGAATGATTATATTAATCTAAAAGCTATGGAATCCAATAAGCCGGCATTGTTGGATGCTGCCATAGCTGTGGACAATGCAAAATACATTCAGAGGATTCTAAAATCTATGGGATATTTACAGAAATACAGCGAATCCCCCCGCCTGGAAGAGATAAAGCAGTATGCCATAGCCAGAATTTCCATATACCTCAGAGGCATAGATAACAGTCCGGTATTTGATTACAGCCAAAAAATTCTACCGGATAAACTGGCAGAATTTGAAAGCAATGTGCAGGAATATGTTGGAACTGATTTTGGCTACATAATAGCTGATTACCTGAGCCTGCTTCAGCAAGAGGATTATACTAAGACCCAGGCTGTAGATATGATTTTATAAATAATATTGGTGATTATTTTTAATAGGTCACAAAGGCTGTAAAATTTTAATCAGGGCAGGGTCAATTTATAGATATTTCCGTCAAAAGCAGCAAAATACATCTTCTGATCCTGATCTGTTCCCAAAGAGCTGATATTTAAGCTGGTTTCAGCTAAGGTAAAATTTTCTACTTTTCCGTCTTCATCCCCGGATAGGGCCCACACATAGCCGGTTACAAAATCAGCATAGATATACAGTCCATAAAGAGGGCTTATTTCCCGGCCCCTGTACACATACCCCCCGGTAATGGATTTTCCTAATGGATGCTCATATTCATACACCGGCAAAATCAAGTCCTCCTGTGGACAGTCTTGAGGGGGATTGAAGCACTGGCTTCCCTCCATGATATTCCAGCCATAATTTTTGCCGCTTTCTACTATATTTATCTCTTCTACACGGTTCTGGCCCACATCAGCTGCCCACAATTTATTAGTTGTTTTATCAAAACTAAACCTCCAGGGGTTTCTTAAACCGTAGGCGTATATTTCCGGCAGGATATTTTCCTGATTGGAGGCAAAAGGATTTTGTCCGGGAATGCTGTAATTTTTACCGCCTGAAGGATTATCAATATCAATACGCAATATTTTGCCCAGCAGGGTGTTTAGATTCTGCCCATTATTTTGAGGGTCTCCACCGCTTCCGCCATCCCCGGTAGCAATGTAGAGCCAGCCGTCATTGGAGCCGAAGGCAATCTGTCCTCCATTGTGATTGGAATAAGGCTGCGGAATGGTAATGGTTATCTGTTCTGATCCCGGATCTGCTAAACCAGTGGTGATGTCAGTATTAAACCGTGAAACTACAGTGCCGCTGTTATCAGTATAATTAACCCAAAAATAGCCGTTTTGTTCAAAATCAGGGTGAAAGGCCAATCCCAGCAGCCCTTGTTCCGTTCCGGAGCTGTTTACCCGGTCGGTTATATTAAGAAATATTTGCGCAGATTGTCCTTGTTTATCAATTACTGATATCTTTCCATCTTTTTCTACAACAAACAAGCGGCCGGAGCCATCATCCGGCTGCTGAATATCCACAAGCAGGTTAAAGGAAAGGGAAGGGAAAGCATTTACCAGCTTAAAATCATATTCCAGGGATCTCAGTTCTTCCAAGTCAGCTTTCTTTTCTTCCCGGCTTTCTGTAATTTCTACAGTTTCATTGCCCTCTGGTTCGGTAGAAGAGGTTGGTGCTACAGGCTCTGCAGGCGGCTCTTCCGCTTCAGTTTCAGTGGGAGCAGGGCTGCAGGCCGGCAAAAAACCGGCTATACATACTATTAAAAATATAGCGGTCCATTTGAATTTTTTTTGCATACTTTCCCCTCAAGCCAATTATAGGGAAAAGGTAATTTTTATCATCTAACTAAAATTTAGCCCACAGGAGAGGCAAGAATAGGCAGAATTTTTAAATAGAAAATTATATGGATTCCGGTGTAGCCCACCCACAGGCAGCAGCTGCCGGAGGAGAGGCACCAGCTCCCCGTTGGAACTGATAATAGGTCCGAGCGGCATAGGAAATATGGGAGGGTCCGTTTGGACGTTTCAGGCAAGGCAAAAAACCATGTTTCGGAAATGGAGAGTTTCAACCATGGCAGGGTTGGCTGGATTTTACTTTATAAATACCTCTATAAATTAACACCATATGATTTTTATGCGGGTATTTATATTCTGGATCAAAATAACTGTATTTTTAAAGCAGCTCTGATTTGTTTTATGTTAGCATCAAGCCGATTCCAATACCCAGGTCTGTGTCTTTTTTGGCAGCCGGCCAGCCTCTAACTGTATGGTGGGCTCAAATTCCAGGCAGCTGCCGACAGCTGCCTGAAATTTATCAATACCTGCTACATCTATTTTAGTGTCATTCTGCTTATAATGCATGGGGATGGCAATATTGGGACCGACAGCCTTTATTAATCTGACAGCTTCATCAGGCTCGATAGTGTATTTGCCGCCAACCGGTATCATTAGCACATTTACTCCCTTTAGGAAATCCAGCTGGTCTTGTTTCAGTATATGCCCTAGATCTCCCAAATGAGCAAATATCATCCCGTCCGCTTCGAATTTAAATATAATATTTTTTCCCTGTCTTTTCCGCTGGAACGGTCATGGAAAGTAGAAAGACCCTGAATGTTTATATCTCTGAATTTATGATATCCAGGGCTGCTGATTACCTTTGGGCTGCCATTGATTAGTTGTGTATTATTGTGGTCAAAATGCTGGTGGAATACAAGCACAATATCAGCTGATACTTCAGGAAGATCATCTTTTACTTACCGGTTATATGGGTCTATAACAATTTTAGTTTTAATAGTGGATTCTATCAAAAACATAGCGTGACCAAAGAATGTCTCCCTGGTTCCATTAGGCATAACAAGCACTCCTTTATGTTATTGACTTATTAATGGTTTTTATTAATATATGCAATTGTCTAATATTCTGTAAGGGCCCATAGCTCAGTTGGTTAGAGCAGCGCACTCATAATGCGGAGGTCCCAGGTTCGAGTCCTGGTGGGCCCACCATTTTCCAAGATTTATAATTTAAAGATTGAGTGCCATATCAATATTAATTAGTCATATGCATAAAATGCCCAATAATGATCCAATAATTTTAGTTACAAAGTTCTTATTAATTTTGTAAAATTAGTTTAGTGTAGTAACATTAGTAAAAATTTAAAATAAATCTAAAATTAAGGAACGTGTCATGGAAGAGTTAATATTTATTATCAAAGAATCAGATGAAGGCGGATTTGAAGCTAAAGCATTAGGATATTCAATATTCACTGAAGCAGAAGACATGGTATCATTAAGAAAGGCCATAAAAGACGCAGTTATTTGTCACTTTGATAAAGGGAATGTTCCTAAGGTAATAAGGTTGCATATGGTAAAAGACGAATTGATGTCAGTATGAAAATCCCAAGAGACCTAAGCAGTGATAATTTAATCAGGCTTCTTGATAAGTATGGATATAATATAACGAGACAAACTGGCAGTCACATTAGATTGACTTCTGCTTTAAAAGGAAAAGAACACCATATTACAATACCTGACCAGAAATCCCTAAAAGTTGGTACTATAAGTAATATCATAGGGGATATTGCTGAATACCTGGAGGTTGAAAAGAAAGACTTACTAACCAGGTTATTTGTTTAGTCCCAGAATATCATTATCTGAAACAATCAGCCACTCAATTTATAAATTTTAAAAATTCCAGACAATTCTTTTATAATAGTGTTTGAAATTTCAAACCTTGCCTACCAATAACTACTATACAGAAAGTTAGAAAAAATTAAGTATTAAACAAATTGTAGTTTGCTGATTGAAATTATATCTTTAATAATGTGGTTCCAATTTTCAGAACAATGGCCCACCAAAATTAAATTATTGCTCTCCGGGTCTCCACTAAAAACTGGTGCAGCCCGCTCCCCAAAAGCATAATGCGATTAATTCCAAGGTGTCTAAATTTAGGGGCTCTGGTTAAAATCTATTTACAAAGTTCTTATTAATTTTTTAAATAGAATAATAATAATTTAATTATTCTTGTAATTGTTATAGGGAGCCTATGGGGTGATTTTAATATTACAAACCGCTGTTTTAAACAAGCCAGTATAGACATATTTAATAAGAATTTGTTGAAAAAGAATTGGTATGTTTATAGAATGGTAGCATTAAGTCAGCACCTATAATAAACATAGGCAGAGTTAAAAACATGGATAAGAGAATTGCCAAAGCCCAAAAACTGAAGAAAGCATATAAACTGGCAACAGAGTTTAAGAAACTCAGATGCTGGGAATATATGGAAGACACAGATATGTTTGGGGTTATGAGGCCCGTCGACGGCCTTATAGCCTACATCTGTATAATGGGCAATGCCGGTGAGGTTTTTGGATTGAATGCCTATCTGGGGCCAAAGGGCTTGGACGGCTATCTAAAAATACTTACAGGCAAAACAATTAAAGAAAGCATAGGCATGATGTCTTCCCATTATTGCATATCTTTGACCTATGAGGAGGACCAGTTATATCTTGATAGAAGAGATAAAGCAGTTATGAAAGAGCTGGGTATAAATTACAAGACCAGCGATTCTATACCTTTTTTCAGAACATATATCCCCGGCTATTTTCCCTGGTATTTAACTGAAGATGAAGTGGAATTCATGGAGCTGATACTGGAGCAGTCTATCCAGGTCTGCAGGAGGTTTAAACAGGACAGCAGCCTATTACAGACAGATAAGGAAAACCATTATCTGGTTAGAGTAGCCCAAAAGACCAATAACCATATGGAATGGACAGATAAATTTTTGAAAGCAGAGCCCTATAGGGAAAAATGGGAACCTCTGCAGTTAAATGAAATAAGGCTGAAGAAGATACTTAAAAAAGGAATACAGAGGAAAGGAATATGGGAAATAGGATGCGATTTTTTCCCTTTGCGGATAAATGACCGTAAATCAAGGCCATATATGCCGCTTGTTTTCTTAAGCTTGGATGCGGAGACTGGTGATATTTTGGGATGCGAGGTGTCTGAATTAAGAAAAAAGAACCTGGTTTTAGGTGAAGAGCTGCCAAAGCTTATAGAAAAACTTAAAACTGCCCCCGAAGCCCTTATCGTGAGCAGCAGGGATTTAAAGCAGATTCTGGCCCCTTTTTCTGAAAGACTGGATATCCCTGTAAGATTCAGGAGGAAGCCCATTTACTACCAGGAAGCGGCAAATTATATGATAGATTTCTTAAACAGAGGAACGGAGAGCTGAGCGAAAATATTAAACTGGGAGGTATGTAAGGGCAATGGCTAAAATTGGAAGAAATGAACCCTGCCCCTGCGGCAGCGGAAAGAAATATAAGAATTGCTGCCTGAAGAAATCGGAGGCTGTGGATATCCTCAATTACAAGTATGACAGGTATCTCAGCGCCCGGAATAATGCATGTGCCAAGGTCTTTAAAACCGGTGCCGAAGAACTAGGTTTGGGAAGAGAGGGCCCCACCTTTTATCTTTTAGAATTTCTTTTGTGCGAAGTTGATATGGAAGAAGTTAGAAATAAAGAAGACTTGGAATTTTTTGTAGATAATCTCTCATTTATTTTTACTATTTTTGGATATCCAATATATGATTTGTCAGGATTTGAAGGGGAACCCGATGATTTTGGTTTCAATACCAGTTGTATTGAAAATAATTATTTATGGAGGTTCTGCCTTAAAAACCATCCCAGTGACTTTAACCAGGAAGAAATAAAGTTCCTTCAATCCCTCAATCAAGCCATTGCCGGGTTTTTCAAGGTCCTGGGTATTAATGCTGCTGCAAACAGTCAGGGTTATCCGGTAATAGAGATCCAGGATATTTTCACTAAAAAGACTTACAAGATTATGGATAAATCCCTTTCTGAGGGGGTAGTCAAGCATGATATACTATCGGGCATTATTGCTCCCTTTGCAGAGGATATATGGGTGATGGAAAGCTGTCCCCCTGTGGTCTACCAGCTCCAGGACAAGCAAATACTGATGGATTTGATTGAGGACTATTCAAAGGTTTACAGGGATGAGTATGGCCGGCTGATAGGGTACACAGATGATTATGGGAATTTGTTTAAGATGTTTCCGGTTATCATTTATCTGGTGGCTCTTGACTATTTTATAATGAAGCTAAGCAGCCCTTTGCCCAGGATGGTGAATTACGATAAAGAGGAAATAGTTTTTTCAGAAACAATATACAAGTTTGAAAATAAAAAATTAGTGAAGGAAAAAGTAGCCGGTTTACAAGGAGTAGTGTTATCAGAAGACTTGAAGAGCAGGACAGTATTCAGTTGGCTGAATGAGAAAGATACTGTGATGGGAACCATTGTAATAAAGAGAAAGAAGCTCTATTTTACTACAAATTCCTTGGAAAGGCTGGAAAGATGGAAAGGCTTAGTAAAGAAAATACCTATCCAATTTGTTAAAACTGATTTTACTTCCGTTGATGAAATGCGGGAAAAGTATTCAGAGGGAGCGAAATCCGGGGAACAGGGCGAAATCAAGGATGAAAATTTAGCTATACCGGAGGAAGATTTAAAAAGGATAGCTCTTGAATGGTGGGAGAATTATTATAACCAGTGGGTAGATATGAAAATCCCCGCACTGGGTAATATAACTCCCAGGCAGGCAGTTAAGAATAAAAGCGGCAGGGAAAAAGTAGAAGAGCTGATAGATGAGTTTGAGAATTCCTATCTTCGCGCAGACAAGGACAGCAGAGCTGTAAATAATTTCCAGAAATACTTCGATCCGAATGAATTAAGAAAAAGACTCTCACTGGCCTAAACTAGCAATGTTGTAAATAAATCACTATCCGGAAAATCCTGTTATAACAGATTGGGTTTTCTTTATCCTGACTTTGACAGCAAAAAGGGTCAAAAAAAGGCCCAAACCCTTGCCAATACAGGGATCCCGGCCTTCAGCGATTATCACAAATATGTGGTATAACAGCTCATTTTTTACTCTCTGCCAAAATATTTTTAATCTCTCCCTGCCGCAGCCTTTTTCTTGTAAAATCAATACCCAGGGCTTCACCTATATCATCTGATATCTTGCTTCTGTAATCAAATAGATAGAGGTTATCCTGTTCACTGGAGCAGGATATAGAATTAAGGCATTCTATTATCTGTTCCGGAGAATACTTGCGCCCTGTCCTCTTGCCTATGAGCCTTATGATAACTAAAGCTATAAAGCAGGTAAGAAAGTGGGCCCTTATCCTGTCACGCCTGGATACATATACAGGTCTTGCCTCAATTGTGCCCTTGGTTACCTTAAATGTCTCCTCTATCTCCCACAGCCCCCGGTAGGTATCGATAATATCACCGTCAGACATATCAAGCTCGCTTGTAACTATTGCATAGTATCCGTCGTATTTTTCATCCTCAGCTAGTTTCTCCAGATCAAAGCTTGCCTTTCTGCCCTTTATTACCTCGCCTGTATCCTTATCAAAATCCACATTCTTAACATACCTTGCCGCCCCGTAGCTTGTGGCCCTCCCGTATTTTGCCGGGTTCTCTACAAGCTGCATGGCCTTCTTTACCAGTTCGCTTCTTTCTGCGGCTGCCTTGGCCGCATACTTATTGGACCAGAACACCACCTGCTTTTCATAAACGGTCTTTTTAACCTTGCCTCCGCTTTTCATACGGACATTGATATCTCTTGCAATACGCCTTGATTTTATCTTAAAAGGTGCATCGCCATCTGCCGGCTTTCCGTCTTTTCCCATATAGCCTTTATCATCTAAGACATATTCCTTAAATGCATCTGTTTCACCTTTTACAGAGAAGCTAAAAACATAACCGTTATAGTTCTTTTCCCCGGTAAGGTAGTAGATATTATCACCGGTAATTATTCCCATGTCAGCTACCACCACAATCCTGCCTGTTTTGTATTTTCTTCTTACCTCTCCGATTACCGTCCTGAAGGTCTCCTTGTCAAGCTTATTGTCGGAAAACAGGCGGTAATGTATGGGGATACCTCCAGAGTCCATGGCTAGTCCCATCTGAACGATAGGGCTGTAGCGGCCCTCCTTACCCTTTCCAAACTTTCTAAGCTCATCAGCCCTGTCTATCTCAAAGTAGAAGTTTGTCACATCATAGTAGATAGTCTTTGTATCCCTTCCGTATTTTTCCTTTATCTTTTCGTGAAGGTAGGCTTGCAGTTCTCTCTCCAGCTTTGCAAAGTGGGAAAGGGCCCGGTATATATCGGCAAG
The nucleotide sequence above comes from Actinomycetota bacterium. Encoded proteins:
- a CDS encoding IS1634 family transposase, producing the protein MYLKKTYRKDSGRTYMVIAQKYRNPKTNVSTDRTIKSLGWLDELENEYEDPVAHFREVARKMTEEDNAKKRITLKINMDEALPPGSRGQKNLGYAAILKVYHELGLDDFFKNRARYEPFSYNTNSIMILLTVSRLLSPGSKKKAYEERKRYFERFNFSLADIYRALSHFAKLERELQAYLHEKIKEKYGRDTKTIYYDVTNFYFEIDRADELRKFGKGKEGRYSPIVQMGLAMDSGGIPIHYRLFSDNKLDKETFRTVIGEVRRKYKTGRIVVVADMGIITGDNIYYLTGEKNYNGYVFSFSVKGETDAFKEYVLDDKGYMGKDGKPADGDAPFKIKSRRIARDINVRMKSGGKVKKTVYEKQVVFWSNKYAAKAAAERSELVKKAMQLVENPAKYGRATSYGAARYVKNVDFDKDTGEVIKGRKASFDLEKLAEDEKYDGYYAIVTSELDMSDGDIIDTYRGLWEIEETFKVTKGTIEARPVYVSRRDRIRAHFLTCFIALVIIRLIGKRTGRKYSPEQIIECLNSISCSSEQDNLYLFDYRSKISDDIGEALGIDFTRKRLRQGEIKNILAESKK
- a CDS encoding PQQ-dependent sugar dehydrogenase, translated to MQKKFKWTAIFLIVCIAGFLPACSPAPTETEAEEPPAEPVAPTSSTEPEGNETVEITESREEKKADLEELRSLEYDFKLVNAFPSLSFNLLVDIQQPDDGSGRLFVVEKDGKISVIDKQGQSAQIFLNITDRVNSSGTEQGLLGLAFHPDFEQNGYFWVNYTDNSGTVVSRFNTDITTGLADPGSEQITITIPQPYSNHNGGQIAFGSNDGWLYIATGDGGSGGDPQNNGQNLNTLLGKILRIDIDNPSGGKNYSIPGQNPFASNQENILPEIYAYGLRNPWRFSFDKTTNKLWAADVGQNRVEEINIVESGKNYGWNIMEGSQCFNPPQDCPQEDLILPVYEYEHPLGKSITGGYVYRGREISPLYGLYIYADFVTGYVWALSGDEDGKVENFTLAETSLNISSLGTDQDQKMYFAAFDGNIYKLTLP
- a CDS encoding SEC-C domain-containing protein, with the protein product MAKIGRNEPCPCGSGKKYKNCCLKKSEAVDILNYKYDRYLSARNNACAKVFKTGAEELGLGREGPTFYLLEFLLCEVDMEEVRNKEDLEFFVDNLSFIFTIFGYPIYDLSGFEGEPDDFGFNTSCIENNYLWRFCLKNHPSDFNQEEIKFLQSLNQAIAGFFKVLGINAAANSQGYPVIEIQDIFTKKTYKIMDKSLSEGVVKHDILSGIIAPFAEDIWVMESCPPVVYQLQDKQILMDLIEDYSKVYRDEYGRLIGYTDDYGNLFKMFPVIIYLVALDYFIMKLSSPLPRMVNYDKEEIVFSETIYKFENKKLVKEKVAGLQGVVLSEDLKSRTVFSWLNEKDTVMGTIVIKRKKLYFTTNSLERLERWKGLVKKIPIQFVKTDFTSVDEMREKYSEGAKSGEQGEIKDENLAIPEEDLKRIALEWWENYYNQWVDMKIPALGNITPRQAVKNKSGREKVEELIDEFENSYLRADKDSRAVNNFQKYFDPNELRKRLSLA
- a CDS encoding 2-oxoisovalerate dehydrogenase translates to MEELIFIIKESDEGGFEAKALGYSIFTEAEDMVSLRKAIKDAVICHFDKGNVPKVIRLHMVKDELMSV
- a CDS encoding type II toxin-antitoxin system HicA family toxin, with translation MKIPRDLSSDNLIRLLDKYGYNITRQTGSHIRLTSALKGKEHHITIPDQKSLKVGTISNIIGDIAEYLEVEKKDLLTRLFV